Proteins encoded by one window of Salvia splendens isolate huo1 chromosome 5, SspV2, whole genome shotgun sequence:
- the LOC121805604 gene encoding monogalactosyldiacylglycerol synthase 2, chloroplastic-like isoform X2 gives MMVKADSRSDSLFINKVFERVGVYGFGSNPKRCKYDDDDDDGHMELEQIGAERTKNVLILMSDTGGGHRASAEAIREAFHLQYGDQYKVYVKDVWKEYTGWPLNDMEGQYKFMVKHVQLWNFTFHGTSPRWIHSTYLAAIAAFYAKEVEAGLMEYRPDIIISVHPLMQHIPLRVLKWQGLQKKVVFVTVITDLSTCHRTWFHPSVNRLYCPSEAVAKRALLDGLDESQTRVYGLPIRPSFCRAILSKDDLRVELEMDPLLPAVLLMGGGEGMGPVKKTAKALGESLFDKERERPIGQLVIICGRNQDLVATLQSSQWKIPVNVRGFEKQMQKWMGACDCIITKAGPGTIAEALIRGLPIVLNDYIPGQEKGNVPYVVDNGAGVFTRKPKETARIVAEWFSTKRDELERMSENALRLAQPNAVFDIVRDIHELACQRGPMANVPYMLTSSFSSLV, from the exons atgatGGTGAAGGCGGATTCTCGGAGCGATTCCTTATTCATAAACAAGGTTTTCGAAAGAGTTGGGGTGTACGGATTTGGCAGCAATCCCAAAAGGTGCAAatacgatgatgatgatgatgatggacACATGGAACTCGAGCAGATTGGCGCTGAGAGGACCAAGAATGTCCTCATTCTCATGAGCGACACCGGCGGCGGCCACCGCGCCTCCGCCGAGGCCATCAGGGAGGCCTTCCACCTCCAATACGGCGATCAATACAAG GTATATGTAAAAGATGTGTGGAAGGAGTATACTGGTTGGCCATTGAATGATATGGAGGGGCAGTACAAGTTCATGGTTAAACATGTCCAGCTTTGGAACTTCACCTTCCATGGAACTTCCCCAAGATGGATACACTCTACCTATCTTGCAGCTATTGCCGCCTTCTATGCCAA GGAGGTAGAGGCGGGCCTAATGGAGTACAGACCCGATATCATCATAAGCGTTCATCCGCTCATGCAGCACATCCCGCTGCGGGTGCTCAAATGGCAGGGCCTGCAGAAAAAGGTCGTCTTTGTAACTGTCATTACCGACCTCAGCACCTGCCACCGTACATG GTTTCATCCATCAGTGAATCGATTGTACTGCCCCTCAGAGGCTGTAGCAAAGAGGGCTTTGCTAGATGGCCTAGACGAATCTCAAACTCGTGTATACGGCTTGCCCATCCGCCCTTCCTTCTGCAGAGCAATTCTGTCAAAG GATGATTTGAGAGTCGAGCTTGAGATGGATCCGCTGCTTCCAGCCGTCTTGTTGATGGGAGGAGGAGAGGGGATGGGCCCTGTGAAGAAAACGGCAAAGGCTCTTGGAGAGTCACTGTTTGATAAAGAACGCGAGAGGCCAATAGGGCAGCTCGTGATCATCTGTGGCCGCAATCAAGATCTAGTCGCCACATTACAGTCCTCCCAGTGGAAAATCCCAGTAAAC GTTAGAGGATTTGAGAAGCAGATGCAGAAATGGATGGGTGCTTGTGACTGCATTATCACTAAA GCCGGACCAGGCACCATTGCAGAGGCGTTGATACGAGGACTTCCCATCGTTCTAAACGACTACATTCCCGGACAGGAGAAAGGGAACGTTCCGTACGTAGTTGACAATGGGGCAGGCGTGTTCACTAGGAAGCCCAAGGAAACAGCGAGGATCGTGGCAGAATGGTTCAGCACAAAGAGAGACGAGCTCGAGAGAATGTCTGAGAATGCTCTGAGACTTGCCCAGCCAAATGCAGTGTTCGACATCGTTAGGGACATCCATGAGCTGGCTTGCCAGCGCGGCCCCATGGCGAACGTCCCGTACATGCTAACGTCGTCGTTCTCAAGCTTGGTATAA
- the LOC121805604 gene encoding monogalactosyldiacylglycerol synthase 2, chloroplastic-like isoform X1: MMVKADSRSDSLFINKVFERVGVYGFGSNPKRCKYDDDDDDGHMELEQIGAERTKNVLILMSDTGGGHRASAEAIREAFHLQYGDQYKVYVKDVWKEYTGWPLNDMEGQYKFMVKHVQLWNFTFHGTSPRWIHSTYLAAIAAFYAKEVEAGLMEYRPDIIISVHPLMQHIPLRVLKWQGLQKKVVFVTVITDLSTCHRTWFHPSVNRLYCPSEAVAKRALLDGLDESQTRVYGLPIRPSFCRAILSKVDDLRVELEMDPLLPAVLLMGGGEGMGPVKKTAKALGESLFDKERERPIGQLVIICGRNQDLVATLQSSQWKIPVNVRGFEKQMQKWMGACDCIITKAGPGTIAEALIRGLPIVLNDYIPGQEKGNVPYVVDNGAGVFTRKPKETARIVAEWFSTKRDELERMSENALRLAQPNAVFDIVRDIHELACQRGPMANVPYMLTSSFSSLV; encoded by the exons atgatGGTGAAGGCGGATTCTCGGAGCGATTCCTTATTCATAAACAAGGTTTTCGAAAGAGTTGGGGTGTACGGATTTGGCAGCAATCCCAAAAGGTGCAAatacgatgatgatgatgatgatggacACATGGAACTCGAGCAGATTGGCGCTGAGAGGACCAAGAATGTCCTCATTCTCATGAGCGACACCGGCGGCGGCCACCGCGCCTCCGCCGAGGCCATCAGGGAGGCCTTCCACCTCCAATACGGCGATCAATACAAG GTATATGTAAAAGATGTGTGGAAGGAGTATACTGGTTGGCCATTGAATGATATGGAGGGGCAGTACAAGTTCATGGTTAAACATGTCCAGCTTTGGAACTTCACCTTCCATGGAACTTCCCCAAGATGGATACACTCTACCTATCTTGCAGCTATTGCCGCCTTCTATGCCAA GGAGGTAGAGGCGGGCCTAATGGAGTACAGACCCGATATCATCATAAGCGTTCATCCGCTCATGCAGCACATCCCGCTGCGGGTGCTCAAATGGCAGGGCCTGCAGAAAAAGGTCGTCTTTGTAACTGTCATTACCGACCTCAGCACCTGCCACCGTACATG GTTTCATCCATCAGTGAATCGATTGTACTGCCCCTCAGAGGCTGTAGCAAAGAGGGCTTTGCTAGATGGCCTAGACGAATCTCAAACTCGTGTATACGGCTTGCCCATCCGCCCTTCCTTCTGCAGAGCAATTCTGTCAAAGGTA GATGATTTGAGAGTCGAGCTTGAGATGGATCCGCTGCTTCCAGCCGTCTTGTTGATGGGAGGAGGAGAGGGGATGGGCCCTGTGAAGAAAACGGCAAAGGCTCTTGGAGAGTCACTGTTTGATAAAGAACGCGAGAGGCCAATAGGGCAGCTCGTGATCATCTGTGGCCGCAATCAAGATCTAGTCGCCACATTACAGTCCTCCCAGTGGAAAATCCCAGTAAAC GTTAGAGGATTTGAGAAGCAGATGCAGAAATGGATGGGTGCTTGTGACTGCATTATCACTAAA GCCGGACCAGGCACCATTGCAGAGGCGTTGATACGAGGACTTCCCATCGTTCTAAACGACTACATTCCCGGACAGGAGAAAGGGAACGTTCCGTACGTAGTTGACAATGGGGCAGGCGTGTTCACTAGGAAGCCCAAGGAAACAGCGAGGATCGTGGCAGAATGGTTCAGCACAAAGAGAGACGAGCTCGAGAGAATGTCTGAGAATGCTCTGAGACTTGCCCAGCCAAATGCAGTGTTCGACATCGTTAGGGACATCCATGAGCTGGCTTGCCAGCGCGGCCCCATGGCGAACGTCCCGTACATGCTAACGTCGTCGTTCTCAAGCTTGGTATAA
- the LOC121805218 gene encoding translocase of chloroplast 90, chloroplastic-like, with product MTSIKDWVFSQVISKSVGATRPLSASESFLSQDSQNELSQDAQDEELSSRGFTRTNANFISRPVSTETSQPSGDHEMERNNMLTQVESSSGSNLSSSEAKKSLDPVAKVEALKVKFLGLVRRLCPSVDNLTVARVLYRIHLATLIRAGESDLERANLKSDRARIIAAEQEEIGQPKLDFSLKILVLGKTGVGKSSTINSVLGESKVATDAFQPATDQVREIVGNVNGMKISFIDTPGLFPSSINSDTKNRKILHSVKRFIRKSRPDVILYFERFDLIHMGDSDFPLLKLVTEILGPAIWFSTQIVMTHSCAALPEGQNGFPVSYDSYVSYCKQVVQHHIHRATLDTKLENPVILVENHPHCKVDKTGKKVLPNGQAWMSQFMLLCICTKILGDVNALLQFEDSIQLGPLGNTRLPSLPHLLSSLLKHRLKLSLDGAYCELDELSLSNMEDEDEYDQLPPIRILTHAQFQKLVPSQKKDYLDELDYRETLYMKKQLKEECIRRKQKDDAVASDDNPDDQPGSPEAFELPEMAIPLSFDSDSPVHRFRCVVTRDQSLARPVLDPHGWDHDVGFDGINIEIASEVNKNVITCVAGQMSKDKQDFNVQCESTAAFLDPRGPIYAIGLDVQSANKELIYTLRSNAKLKSSNCNVAECGVSVMSFGDKYYYGAKVEDNIFTKKMLNLKMNVGGMTNVGQVAYGGTIEATLKGKDYPVRDEKVILSMSILSSGKEMVLGGNVQSDFRVSRGTRMSVNANMNSRKMGQVSVKVNSSEHMEIALIALISVLRSLMKKKSCKEPQEIG from the exons ATGACAAGCATTAAGGATTGGGTTTTCTCTCAAGTGATATCAAAGTCAGTAGGTGCCACCAGACCACTGTCAGCATCTGAAAGTTTTTTGTCACAGGACTCGCAGAACGAATTGTCACAGGACGCTCAGGATGAAGAGCTTTCTAGTCGAG GTTTTACTCGAACCAATGCCAATTTTATTTCACGTCCAGTCTCAACTGAAACATCTCAGCCATCTGGTGATCATGAGATGGAACGGAATAACATGCTCACACAAGTGGAAAGTTCTTCTGGATCTAATCTCAGCAGTAGTGAGGCGAAGAAGAGTTTAGACCCTGTCGCCAAGGTTGAAGCTCTGAAAGTTAAATTTTTAGGTCTTGTTCGACGGCTTTGCCCATCAGTAGATAATCTTACAGTGGCAAGAGTTTTATATCGGATCCACCTGGCAACTTTGATACGTGCTGGGGAATCTGATCTAGAAAGAGCTAACCTTAAAAGTGACAGAGCTCGAATTATAGCTGCTGAGCAAGAAGAAATAGGTCAACCAAAACTGGACTTCTCTCTTAAGATTCTTGTTTTGGGTAAAACTGGTGTTGGTAAGAGTTCCACAATAAATTCCGTACTTGGTGAATCAAAGGTAGCCACGGATGCATTTCAGCCTGCAACTGATCAGGTTCGTGAGATTGTGGGAAATGTAAATGGCATGAAGATATCATTTATTGACACTCCTGGCCTGTTTCCTTCTTCAATAAATTCTGACACCAAAAATCGGAAAATCCTGCACTCTGTGAAGCGATTTATTCGTAAATCACGCCCAGATGTAATCTTGTACTTTGAACGCTTTGATTTGATTCACATGGGTGATAGTGATTTTCCATTACTGAAGCTTGTTACAGAAATTCTTGGTCCTGCAATTTGGTTCAGCACCCAAATTGTTATGACTCATTCCTGTGCAGCACTTCCTGAAGGTCAAAACGGGTTTCCTGTAAGCTATGATTCATACGTCAGTTACTGCAAACAGGTGGTGCAACACCACATTCATCGGGCAACATTGGATACGAAGCTTGAAAATCCTGTAATTTTGGTGGAGAATCATCCTCACTGTAAAGTGgataaaactgggaaaaaggtTCTTCCTAATGGACAGGCATGGATGTCCCAGTTCATGTTATTGTGTATATGCACCAAAATACTTGGTGATGTTAATGCTCTTTTGCAATTTGAAGACAGCATACAGTTGGGACCGTTGGGTAATACCCGATTGCCTTCTTTACCTCATCTTCTCTCATCTTTACTTAAACATCGTCTCAAACTAAGCCTGGATGGAGCATATTGTGAACTTGAtgaactctctctctccaacatggaggatgaagatgagTACGATCAGTTACCTCCTATCCGTATTCTGACCCATGCTCAGTTCCAAAAGTTAGTACCTTCTCAGAAAAAGGATTATCTTGATGAGTTGGATTACAGGGAGACCCTTTACATGAAGAAACAGCTGAAAGAAGAATGCATCAGAAGAAAGCAGAAAGATGATGCTGTAGCCTCTGATGATAACCCCGATGATCAACCTGGATCTCCCGAGGCATTTGAGCTACCGGAAATGGCTATCCCACTGAGTTTTGATTCGGATTCCCCTGTGCATCGATTCCGTTGTGTTGTCACGAGGGACCAGTCGCTGGCGAGGCCGGTTCTGGATCCTCATGGATGGGACCATGATGTAGGCTTTGATGGAATCAACATTGAGATAGCTTCGGAAGTAAATAAGAATGTGATTACCTGTGTTGCAGGACAGATGAGCAAGGACAAACAAGACTTCAACGTGCAGTGTGAATCAACGGCGGCTTTCTTAGACCCTAGAGGGCCCATATATGCCATAGGCCTTGATGTCCAATCCGCCAACAAGGAATTGATATATACACTTCGAAGCAATGCAAAGTTAAAGAGTTCCAACTGCAACGTTGCTGAATGTGGCGTCTCTGTGATGTCTTTTGGGGACAAGTATTACTACGGTGCCAAGGTTGAAGACAACATCTTCACCAAAAAGATGCTGAACTTGAAGATGAACGTTGGTGGGATGACGAATGTTGGGCAAGTGGCTTATGGTGGAACGATTGAAGCCACTTTGAAGGGGAAGGACTACCCTGTGAGAGACGAGAAAGTGATTCTATCCATGTCGATTCTCTCTTCTGGAAAAGAGATGGTGCTGGGTGGGAATGTACAGTCTGACTTCAGAGTGAGCCGTGGCACAAGAATGTCAGTGAATGCCAATATGAACAGCCGAAAAATGGGCCAGGTAAGTGTGAAGGTAAATAGCTCCGAGCATATGGAAATAGCTTTGATTGCTCTTATCTCGGTGCTAAGAAGCCTGATGAAGAAAAAATCATGTAAAGAACCTCAGGAAATAGGGTAA